One segment of Salvelinus fontinalis isolate EN_2023a chromosome 12, ASM2944872v1, whole genome shotgun sequence DNA contains the following:
- the LOC129866688 gene encoding cytochrome c oxidase subunit 8B, mitochondrial-like → MSGIRGSVNLLRVAVRSQIVSKATLSHKPAKHHLSVGEQAIAMTTFFITILGPSGYVLAHMENYKHHS, encoded by the exons ATGTCGGGGATCAGAGGTTCTGTCAATTTGCTACGGGTCGCAGTGAGGTCGCAGATCGTCTCCAAAGCCACCCTGTCGCACAAGCCTGCGAAGCACCACCTATCCGTTGGG GAGCAAGCCATTGCGATGACCACATTTTTTATCACCATCCTGGGGCCCTCTGGTTATGTCCTGGCTCACATGGAGAACTACAAGCACCACTCCTAA